In the genome of Cetobacterium sp. ZOR0034, one region contains:
- a CDS encoding DUF960 family protein, giving the protein MYFKKLNIYSTKLIGELFEPHILQSFIFSILEQKEKGIKVDYLQVFELTADTENNKLFVKHRQEQTDDTIKFDYYKINKIANRLCFKLKQSLLKNYKK; this is encoded by the coding sequence ATGTATTTCAAAAAATTAAACATATATTCAACAAAATTAATAGGAGAATTATTTGAACCTCATATTTTACAAAGTTTTATTTTTTCTATACTGGAACAAAAAGAAAAAGGAATAAAAGTTGACTATCTTCAAGTATTTGAATTAACAGCAGATACAGAAAATAATAAATTATTTGTTAAGCATAGACAAGAACAAACAGACGATACAATCAAATTTGATTATTATAAAATCAATAAAATAGCTAATAGACTTTGCTTCAAGTTGAAGCAAAGTTTATTAAAAAATTATAAAAAATAA
- a CDS encoding ParA family protein, with the protein MNKNGKIITIKNNKGGVGKTFLTSQLASGLALANKRVLILTSDSQNNIFNYLLKGNKEFDNGLKAEISKGNGEYFRLRENLYFLPLEKSTFGNLFIQTLPNYLQKVKNEYDYIIIDSVPTLKVDNVFLENSDYVIIPTHCDEVTMEGVLNLSKEIDPNKILSIVINKFEPTKVQNYFLNLLIENFNGINIHLPPAIEKSSFIEQMLYNKKTVWEYSNKTAQKVQEIIFGIMKELEKRNLEER; encoded by the coding sequence ATGAATAAAAATGGAAAAATAATAACTATAAAAAATAATAAAGGTGGAGTAGGAAAAACATTTTTAACTTCACAACTTGCTTCAGGTCTTGCTTTAGCAAATAAAAGAGTTTTAATTTTAACTTCAGATTCTCAAAATAATATCTTTAACTACTTACTAAAAGGAAATAAAGAGTTTGATAATGGATTAAAGGCTGAAATAAGTAAAGGGAATGGAGAATATTTTAGATTGAGAGAAAATCTTTATTTTTTACCTTTAGAAAAAAGTACATTTGGTAATCTATTTATTCAAACTTTACCTAACTATTTGCAAAAAGTTAAAAATGAATATGATTATATAATTATTGACTCTGTACCAACTTTAAAAGTTGATAATGTATTTTTAGAAAATTCTGATTATGTTATAATCCCTACTCATTGTGATGAAGTAACAATGGAAGGAGTTTTAAATCTTTCAAAAGAAATTGATCCCAACAAAATTTTATCTATTGTTATAAATAAATTTGAACCTACTAAAGTACAAAATTATTTTTTAAATCTTCTGATAGAAAATTTTAATGGTATAAATATTCATTTACCTCCTGCAATTGAAAAATCATCATTTATTGAACAAATGCTTTATAATAAAAAAACAGTTTGGGAATATAGCAATAAAACAGCTCAAAAAGTTCAAGAAATTATCTTTGGAATTATGAAAGAACTTGAAAAAAGAAACTTGGAGGAAAGATAA